One sulfur-oxidizing endosymbiont of Gigantopelta aegis DNA segment encodes these proteins:
- the mpl gene encoding UDP-N-acetylmuramate:L-alanyl-gamma-D-glutamyl-meso-diaminopimelate ligase encodes MHVHILGICGTFMGGMALLAIAEGHKVTGQDANVYPPMSTQLEEQGIDLIQGFEPDVIKRLEPDVVVIGNALSRGNPAVEYVLEQNITYTSGAQWLAENILQQRWVLAVAGTHGKTTTSSMLAWILEDAGLNPGFLIGGVPENFGVSARSGDLPFFVVEADEYDTAFFDKRSKFVHYHPRTVILNNLEFDHADIFEDLGAIKKQFHHLIRTVPGNGLLIYPENDSALEDVLDMGCWSEKEALLDEQGDKAWSFELLANEQGGQSDGSEFEVFWNKQSQGIVRWNLSGLHNVSNAIVAIAAARHAGVPVKYALEALASFKNVKRRMEIRGEVSQVTVYDDFAHHPTAIATTIDGLRRKVGEQQRIIAILEPRSNTMKMQVHNETLPASLDQADVVFVYFADDSQTKFADMLELLGERGHGYTDMDKMLQDILTEAKATDHLLVMSNGGFGGIHEKLLDGLQS; translated from the coding sequence ATGCATGTGCATATTCTTGGTATCTGTGGCACGTTCATGGGCGGGATGGCCTTATTGGCAATCGCTGAAGGTCATAAAGTAACGGGACAGGATGCTAATGTTTATCCTCCAATGAGCACACAGTTGGAAGAGCAGGGTATTGATTTGATCCAAGGTTTTGAACCGGATGTGATTAAGCGTCTTGAACCTGATGTTGTGGTAATTGGCAATGCTTTGTCCAGAGGTAATCCTGCTGTTGAATATGTATTGGAACAGAACATTACTTACACTTCAGGGGCACAATGGTTAGCTGAAAATATTTTACAACAACGTTGGGTGCTTGCTGTTGCCGGGACTCACGGCAAGACAACAACCAGCAGTATGTTGGCATGGATACTTGAAGATGCGGGTTTAAATCCCGGTTTCTTGATTGGTGGGGTGCCTGAAAATTTTGGTGTTTCAGCAAGAAGTGGTGATTTGCCTTTTTTTGTCGTTGAGGCTGATGAATATGATACGGCTTTTTTTGATAAGCGCTCAAAGTTTGTCCATTACCATCCTCGTACGGTGATATTGAATAATCTTGAATTTGATCATGCAGATATATTTGAGGATTTAGGAGCGATAAAAAAACAATTCCATCATTTGATTCGAACTGTACCGGGTAATGGTTTATTAATTTATCCGGAAAATGATTCAGCGCTAGAAGATGTGTTGGATATGGGGTGTTGGAGTGAAAAGGAAGCTTTGCTTGATGAGCAAGGTGATAAGGCATGGTCGTTTGAATTGCTTGCTAATGAACAGGGCGGTCAAAGTGATGGCTCTGAGTTTGAGGTTTTTTGGAATAAGCAATCTCAGGGGATTGTTCGTTGGAATTTGTCAGGCTTGCACAATGTGAGTAACGCTATAGTCGCCATTGCGGCGGCACGTCATGCAGGCGTACCTGTTAAATATGCGCTTGAAGCGCTGGCAAGTTTTAAAAATGTTAAACGGCGTATGGAAATTCGGGGAGAGGTAAGTCAGGTTACGGTTTATGATGATTTTGCACATCACCCCACAGCAATTGCTACCACAATTGATGGTTTGCGTCGTAAAGTGGGTGAGCAGCAACGTATTATTGCTATCCTTGAACCTCGTTCTAATACCATGAAAATGCAGGTACATAACGAAACGCTACCAGCTTCTTTAGATCAGGCTGATGTGGTTTTTGTATATTTTGCCGATGATTCGCAGACAAAATTTGCTGATATGCTTGAATTATTAGGTGAAAGAGGCCATGGTTATACTGATATGGATAAAATGTTGCAGGATATTCTGACTGAAGCAAAGGCGACTGATCATTTGTTGGTGATGAGTAATGGTGGTTTTGGTGGGATTCATGAAAAATTATTAGATGGTCTACAGTCTTAA
- a CDS encoding flavin prenyltransferase UbiX — protein sequence MTERVVTLAVTGASGSPYFIQLLRNLLAAQVSVNLLLSSAAKVVIKTELGLQVPENDADLPAFFVDYFSDVIENSDVSSNLRPQLNVYGKTDWMSPVASGSNPARTMIVCPCSMGTLSAIAHGASNNLIERAADVILKERRQLILVTREMPLSSIHLENMLKLSQMGVTIMPASPGFYQQPETIADLVNFVVGRILDHLDIKQNLIPRWGD from the coding sequence ATGACTGAGCGAGTGGTCACATTGGCAGTAACGGGTGCCTCTGGTTCTCCCTATTTTATTCAATTGTTACGTAATTTGTTAGCTGCTCAGGTCAGTGTCAATTTATTGTTGTCTAGTGCGGCTAAAGTGGTGATTAAGACGGAATTAGGCTTGCAGGTACCGGAAAATGATGCTGATTTACCGGCTTTTTTTGTCGATTATTTTTCTGATGTGATTGAAAACAGCGATGTATCATCAAATTTGCGACCACAGCTCAATGTTTATGGTAAAACTGACTGGATGTCACCGGTAGCCAGTGGCTCAAACCCCGCTCGAACAATGATAGTTTGTCCTTGTTCTATGGGCACTTTGTCTGCTATTGCTCATGGTGCCAGTAATAATCTGATTGAACGTGCTGCTGATGTGATCCTAAAAGAACGACGACAATTAATTTTAGTGACCAGGGAAATGCCCTTGTCATCAATTCATCTTGAGAATATGCTAAAACTGAGTCAAATGGGTGTGACGATTATGCCTGCTTCTCCGGGCTTTTATCAACAACCTGAAACAATTGCCGATCTGGTTAATTTTGTTGTGGGCAGAATATTGGATCATTTAGATATAAAACAAAATCTAATTCCCCGTTGGGGCGATTAA
- a CDS encoding LON peptidase substrate-binding domain-containing protein yields the protein MNDMRTKDDGALVIKALPLFPLKSMLLPEGALALKVFESRYLDMLTQCEKKEGGFGICLIKEGSEVGRAPDIYSVGTLVQITFWEYRKDGLLGISVKGEQKFKVLSQQVQKNELIVAEVELINKESEVVLPEQYLPMVNVLKKIFAALQHPYITLTKKYNDASWVGSRLSELLPLSMEKKQQLLELNEPMVRLSLLYDEMLNLGMLSE from the coding sequence ATGAACGATATGCGTACTAAGGATGATGGTGCTTTAGTGATAAAGGCGTTACCTCTGTTTCCATTGAAATCTATGCTCTTACCAGAAGGTGCATTAGCCTTAAAGGTTTTTGAGTCTCGCTATCTTGATATGCTCACTCAATGTGAGAAAAAAGAGGGTGGTTTTGGTATTTGTTTGATAAAAGAGGGTAGCGAAGTGGGGCGTGCCCCAGATATTTATAGCGTGGGTACCTTGGTGCAAATTACGTTTTGGGAATACCGCAAAGACGGTTTATTGGGCATTTCTGTGAAAGGTGAGCAGAAATTCAAGGTGTTAAGCCAACAGGTTCAGAAAAATGAACTCATTGTGGCAGAAGTAGAGCTGATAAATAAAGAATCTGAAGTTGTTTTGCCGGAGCAGTACTTACCTATGGTGAATGTACTCAAGAAAATATTTGCTGCATTACAACATCCGTATATAACGCTGACAAAAAAATATAATGATGCCTCATGGGTGGGTTCGAGGCTAAGTGAGTTGTTGCCCTTATCAATGGAAAAAAAACAGCAATTGCTTGAATTGAATGAACCCATGGTTCGACTTTCTCTGCTTTATGATGAAATGCTTAATCTGGGAATGCTGTCTGAGTGA
- a CDS encoding DedA family protein — protein sequence MEFLYSIDFSELIKQSQYTGLIVFLIAFLETFLLIGFFFPGSIALIAIGGLIASGHLDLWPTLFWAFAGAVIGDNLSFWIGVYFQAPLKKTRLYQKHQSEFAKGEEFFHQYGIYSVVLGRFIGPIRAVIPAIAGSLGMSGRLFFLVNICSALLWAPIYILPGYFANDIYHDYKQHLQIDFWSLLLIGSSAIIALFFIKELQCKKKQRFTYLALLIIIILLLGITQTAFPD from the coding sequence ATGGAGTTTTTATATTCAATTGATTTTTCTGAGCTGATAAAACAAAGCCAATATACTGGTTTGATTGTGTTCTTAATCGCCTTTTTAGAAACCTTCTTACTTATTGGCTTTTTTTTTCCCGGCTCAATTGCCCTCATTGCCATTGGTGGATTGATTGCCTCTGGGCATCTGGATTTATGGCCCACATTATTTTGGGCTTTTGCCGGGGCCGTCATTGGTGATAACTTGAGTTTTTGGATTGGTGTTTACTTTCAAGCACCGTTAAAAAAAACGCGGCTCTACCAAAAACATCAAAGCGAATTTGCCAAGGGTGAAGAATTTTTTCATCAATATGGTATTTATAGTGTTGTACTGGGGCGCTTTATCGGCCCGATTAGAGCAGTGATTCCGGCAATAGCTGGAAGTCTTGGTATGTCTGGGCGTTTATTTTTTCTGGTGAATATCTGCTCTGCACTTTTATGGGCGCCCATTTATATTCTACCAGGCTATTTTGCCAACGATATTTACCATGACTATAAACAACACTTACAAATTGATTTTTGGAGTCTACTATTGATCGGCAGTAGTGCCATCATTGCACTATTTTTCATAAAAGAATTGCAATGTAAAAAAAAGCAACGATTCACTTATTTAGCATTGCTCATTATTATCATTTTATTACTGGGCATCACTCAGACAGCATTCCCAGATTAA
- a CDS encoding ABC transporter permease: protein MYLKENLTAYKTILIKEILRFSRIWLQTLLPPAITMGLYFIIFGQLIGSQLNDINGYSYMDYIVPGLIIMSIISNSYANVVSSFYGTKFHHHIEELLVSPISNITIIAGFISGGVARGLIVGVIVTLVSLFFTRISIDSYLITFIVALLTSILFSLAGLINAIFANSFDDISIVPTFVLTPLTYLGGVFYSIEMLPEIWQNISLINPVLYMVNAFRMGMLGVSDASLPIALLIIIAFIALLTSISLWLLHKGIGIKK, encoded by the coding sequence ATGTATTTAAAAGAAAATCTGACGGCTTACAAAACGATTCTCATTAAGGAAATTTTACGTTTTTCACGCATTTGGTTGCAAACACTGCTACCACCCGCTATTACTATGGGACTTTATTTTATTATCTTTGGCCAACTCATTGGCTCACAATTAAATGATATCAATGGTTATAGCTATATGGATTATATCGTGCCCGGTTTAATCATCATGTCTATTATCAGTAATTCTTATGCCAATGTCGTGTCTTCCTTTTATGGCACAAAGTTTCATCACCACATTGAAGAGTTACTTGTGTCACCCATATCAAATATCACCATTATTGCTGGATTCATTTCCGGGGGGGTCGCAAGAGGCTTGATTGTCGGCGTGATCGTAACCCTAGTATCATTATTTTTCACTCGTATATCAATCGATAGTTATCTCATTACCTTTATCGTAGCACTCTTAACATCAATTCTTTTTTCACTAGCCGGTTTAATTAATGCCATCTTCGCCAATAGTTTCGATGATATTTCTATAGTGCCCACCTTTGTTTTAACACCTCTGACCTATCTGGGCGGGGTATTTTATTCCATTGAGATGCTGCCTGAGATTTGGCAAAACATATCCCTAATCAATCCTGTACTCTATATGGTGAATGCTTTTCGCATGGGAATGCTAGGTGTATCCGATGCCAGCCTTCCCATTGCACTATTGATTATCATCGCTTTTATTGCGCTTCTCACATCAATCTCCTTGTGGCTACTACACAAGGGTATTGGCATAAAAAAATAA
- a CDS encoding ABC transporter ATP-binding protein, with amino-acid sequence MNALEITNLRKTYSNGFEALKGINLQIKQGDFFALLGPNGAGKSTVIGIICSLINKTSGWVKIQGNDLTQSPHNAKQYLGVVPQEFNFNVFEPVEEILVNHAGYYGVNRPEAFKRAEKHLKQLDLWDKRKAMARELSGGMKRRLMIARALMHNPQILILDEPTAGVDIEIRRTMWDFLQGLNAQGTTIILTTHYLEEAEYLCKNIAIIDQGKIIKNCAMSELLSESASECLILSLKNAIDKAPILGDYSTHLKDSMTLEVEIKKSEGVNLLFSLLNKNNIEVLSMRNKSNRLEQLFLQLVGKKEKQTNKANTATDIQSDTMGT; translated from the coding sequence ATGAATGCACTAGAAATAACCAATCTAAGAAAAACATATAGCAACGGTTTTGAGGCATTAAAAGGTATTAACCTGCAAATCAAGCAGGGCGACTTTTTTGCTCTGCTGGGGCCTAATGGTGCTGGGAAATCAACCGTCATTGGTATTATTTGCTCATTGATAAACAAAACTTCCGGATGGGTAAAAATACAGGGCAATGACTTAACTCAGTCCCCACACAATGCCAAGCAATACCTGGGTGTCGTACCGCAGGAATTTAATTTTAATGTCTTTGAACCCGTAGAAGAAATTCTGGTCAATCATGCTGGATATTATGGAGTAAATCGTCCCGAGGCATTCAAACGTGCTGAAAAACACTTAAAACAACTAGACCTATGGGATAAACGTAAAGCCATGGCACGAGAGCTTTCTGGCGGCATGAAACGACGTTTAATGATAGCCCGAGCCTTAATGCATAATCCGCAAATTTTAATTCTTGATGAACCAACTGCCGGTGTCGATATTGAAATACGCCGCACAATGTGGGATTTTTTACAAGGCCTCAATGCCCAGGGTACGACCATCATTCTAACCACGCATTACTTGGAAGAAGCCGAATATTTATGCAAAAATATCGCAATTATTGATCAGGGAAAAATCATCAAGAACTGTGCGATGTCTGAACTCTTATCAGAATCTGCCAGTGAGTGTCTAATTTTAAGCTTAAAAAATGCCATTGATAAAGCACCGATTTTGGGTGATTACTCCACTCACCTCAAAGACAGCATGACCCTGGAAGTCGAGATAAAGAAAAGTGAAGGTGTTAATTTACTCTTTAGTTTGTTGAATAAAAATAATATCGAAGTACTCAGCATGCGCAATAAAAGTAATCGTTTAGAACAATTATTTTTACAATTAGTTGGAAAAAAAGAAAAACAGACCAATAAAGCTAACACAGCAACTGACATACAATCCGACACAATGGGCACTTAA